The Melospiza georgiana isolate bMelGeo1 chromosome 9, bMelGeo1.pri, whole genome shotgun sequence genome has a segment encoding these proteins:
- the GPBP1L1 gene encoding vasculin-like protein 1: MAQHDFVPAWLNFSTPQSTKSPAATFEKHGEHLPRGEGRFGVSRRRHNSSDGFFNNGPLRTAGDCWHQPSLLRHDSVDSGVSKGAHVGLSGSQPGWHGPSRGHDGVSQRGGGGTGVHRHWNGNFHSRKSSAFQEKLPVESREEKKEDKEHLQFEEEDFPSLNPEAGRQNNQNKPLGTPSGVWENPPSAKQPTKMLVIKKVSKEDPSAAFSAAFTSPVSHLANGNKATTIVPSVYKNLVPKPAAPPSKPSPWKANRSEHKPGSLSSTRDSAFTSPVSVTKPAVLASGSVLTSPKESPSSTTPPIEICSSRLTKLMRRTTDKKSEFLKALKDDRNGEITENRECDKLDDMESNSTPEPKENWEENCHQNGLSLPLPEEGENLSHSLEAEHRLLKEMGWQEYPENDENYLPLTEDELKEFQIKSEQRRRNGFGKNGFLQGRGSSLLFHWGSTFKTKIEDSDTETSSSETSDDDA; encoded by the exons ATGGCGCAGCATGACTTTGTTCCTGCCTGGCTTAACTTCTCAACACCACAGTCAACCAAG TCCCCTGCAGCCACCTTTGAGAAACATGGAGAGCATCTTCCACGGGGAGAGGGCCGCTTTGGCGTGAGCCGCAGGAGACACAACTCTTCCGATGGATTTTTCAATAATGGGCCCCTCCGGACTGCGGGAG ACTGCTGGCATCAGCCGTCCCTTCTCCGCCATGATTCTGTAGATTCTGGTGTTTCTAAAGGAGCTCATGTTGGGCTGTCTggcagccagcctggctggcatGGTCCCTCACGGGGCCATGATGGTGTGAGCCAgcgtggaggaggaggaactgGAGTTCATCGCCACTGGAATGGCAACTTCCATTCTCGGAAAAGTTCCGCCTTTCAAGAAAAGCTGCCTGTTGAATCCAGGGAAGAGAAGAAGGAAGATAAAGAGCATTTGCAGTTTGAGGAGGAAGACTTT CCATCTTTGAATCCAGAAGCTGGAAGACAGAACAACCAGAACAAACCTTTAGGGACACCTTCTGGAGTATGGG AAAACCCCCCTAGTGCCAAGCAACCTACCAAGATGCTGGTCATCAAAAAGGTTTCAAAAGAGGATCCTTCCGCCGCCTTCTCAGCTGCATTTACATCACCTGTTTCTCACCTGGCAAATGGCAACAAAGCCACCACCATTGTCCCAAGTGTCTACAAAAATCTGGTTCCTaaacctgcagctcctccttccaAG CCAAGCCCATGGAAAGCCAACAGAAGTGAACATAAACCAGGCTCGCTGTCCTCCACCCGTGACTCTGCCTTTACCAGTCCAGTGTCTGTAACCAAACCAGCGGTACTGGCAAGCGGCTCAGTCCTCACCTCTCCCAAAGAG AGTCCTTCCAGCACCACCCCTCCCATCGAGATCTGCTCCTCACGCCTGACGAAGCTGATGCGCCGGACCACTGACAAAAAGAGCGAATTCCTGAAGGCACTGAAGGATGATAGAAATGGGGAGATAACAGAAAACAGGGAATGTGACAAGCTGGATGAT atgGAGAGCAACAGCACACCAGAACCAAAGGAAAACTGGGAAGAGAACTGCCATCAGAATGGCCTTTCTCTCCCTTTgccagaggagggggaaaaccTCTCCCATTCATTGGAAGCAGAACACAG GTTATTGAAAGAAATGGGATGGCAGGAATATCCTGAAAATGATGAAAACTACCTTCCCCTCACGGAGGATGAGCTCAAAGAGTTCCAGATTAAATCAGAGCAG CGAAGAAGAAACGGATTTGGGAAGAACGGATTTCTGCAGGGCCGCGGCTCCAGCCTGTTGTTCCACTGGGGAAGCACTTTTAAGACAAAGATTGAGGACTCAGACACGGAAACAAGTAGCAGCGAAACGTCAGATGACGATGCCTGA